One Ricinus communis isolate WT05 ecotype wild-type chromosome 7, ASM1957865v1, whole genome shotgun sequence genomic region harbors:
- the LOC8278412 gene encoding GDP-mannose transporter GONST3 produces MSGDVENPKVGENQKGPGASSLANDIQATWYSGLLRQTSIYGIAAGYCLSASLLSIINKWAVMKFPYPGALTALQYFTSAAGVLACGWFKLVEHDRLDLLTMWRFLPAAIMFYLSLFTNSELLLHANVDTFIVFRSVVPIFVAIGETLFLHQPWPALKTWLSLTTIFGGSVLYVLTDYQFTVTAYSWALAYLVSMTVDFVYIKHVVMTIGLNTWGLVLYNNLEALLLFPLELLIMGELKKIKHEFTDESDWYTFEVVLPVGLSCLFGLAISFFGFSCRRAISATGYTVLGVVNKLLTVVINLVIWDKHSSFIGTVGLLICMLGGIMYQQSTSKPKSAPAVKTEETEEEQQKLLEMQSRIESSNEKEATESHLGK; encoded by the coding sequence ATGTCTGGTGATGTGGAGAATCCTAAAGTTGGTGAGAACCAGAAAGGTCCAGGAGCCTCGTCTCTTGCTAATGATATCCAGGCAACCTGGTACAGTGGCTTACTCCGTCAGACATCTATTTATGGTATAGCTGCTGGATATTGCCTTTCAGCATCTCTGCTCTCCATCATCAACAAGTGGGCAGTAATGAAATTCCCTTATCCTGGAGCTCTAACTGCTCTACAGTATTTCACTAGTGCCGCAGGTGTCCTTGCATGTGGGTGGTTCAAACTCGTGGAGCATGACCGGCTAGACCTTTTGACCATGTGGCGTTTCCTACCTGCTGCAATTATGTTTTACCTCTCACTCTTTACCAATAGTGAGCTCTTACTCCATGCCAATGTTGATACCTTCATTGTCTTCCGATCTGTAGTTCCCATATTTGTCGCAATAGGTGAAACCCTGTTCCTGCACCAGCCATGGCCGGCATTAAAGACATGGCTCTCACTTACCACTATTTTTGGTGGAAGTGTGCTTTATGTTCTCACTGATTACCAGTTCACAGTCACAGCTTATAGTTGGGCTCTTGCTTATTTGGTGAGCATGACTGTAGATTTTGTGTACATTAAGCATGTAGTGATGACCATAGGCTTAAATACATGGGGTCTTGTGCTGTATAACAATCTTGAGGCCCTCCTACTATTTCCCTTGGAATTGCTAATAATGGGAGAACTGAAGAAGATAAAGCACGAGTTCACAGATGAGTCGGATTGGTACACTTTTGAGGTGGTTCTGCCTGTTGGGTTATCTTGCTTGTTTGGTTTAGCCATCTCTTTCTTTGGGTTTTCCTGCAGGCGGGCAATTTCTGCAACAGGATATACTGTTCTTGGCGTGGTAAATAAGCTGTTAACAGTGGTTATCAATCTGGTAATTTGGGATAAACATTCATCATTCATCGGCACCGTAGGGCTTCTCATTTGCATGCTAGGCGGGATTATGTATCAGCAGTCCACAAGTAAGCCTAAGTCTGCTCCAGCAGTAAAGACTGAAGAGACCGAGGAAGAACAGCAGAAGCTACTAGAAATGCAAAGCAGGATAGAAAGTAGTAATGAGAAGGAAGCGACTGAATCTCATCTGGGAAAATGA
- the LOC8278413 gene encoding receptor-like protein EIX2 isoform X1, with protein sequence MFMGKSMSGILIIPFFCFFFIATTSLGFCYGSFNISGCSPSEREALLKFKHELKDPSKRLTTWVGDGDCCSWSGVICDNLTGHVLELHLRSLSHQEYYDLGRYDYEEYRMKSTFGGSISHFVCRKIHKVKRMRLINLDNNFLSGQIRDCWSSWSNLEYIRLSNNNFSGNIPRSIGTLTFLKSLHLRNNSLSGEIPLSLRDCTSLVSLDLGENQLIGHIPPWMGASFPSMAFLNLRENKFHGHIPPELCQLASLQILDLAHNDLARTIPSCIDKLSAMTTSNPAASFYGYRSLYASASDYATIVSKGRIVEYFSILGFVKSLDLSGNNLSGDIPEVLTKLIGLQSLNLSDNLLSGRIPEDIGAMVEVEAIDFSQNQLFGEIPQSMTKLTYLSDLNLSDNNLSGTIPTGTQLQSFNASSFTGNKGLCGPPLTNNCTVPGVQPRTESSNENRKSDGGFEVNGFYVSMALGFIVGFWGAFGPLVVNRQWRHAYFHFLDHLWDKVRWGLR encoded by the exons ATGTTCATGGGAAAATCAATGAGTGGTATACTTAtaattcctttcttttgttttttcttcattGCAACCACTAGTCTTGGCTTCTGCTATGGGAGTTTTAATATTTCAGGGTGCAGTCCGAGCGAAAGAGAAGCCCTCTTGAAGTTCAAGCATGAGCTCAAAGATCCTTCAAAAAGGCTTACAACATGGGTTGGTGATGGAGATTGTTGCAGTTGGTCTGGAGTCATTTGCGACAACTTAACTGGCCATGTTCTTGAACTCCATCTTCGAAGTCTATCGCACCAAGAATATTATGATCTCGGCCGATATGATTATGAAGAGTACCGCATGAAGTCAACATTTGGTG GTTCTATATCACACTTCGTATGTCGCAAGATCCACAAGGTGAAGAGAATGAGACTTATTAAccttgataataattttttgtcTGGACAAATACGAGATTGTTGGTCTAGTTGGTCAAACTTAGAGTACATAAGATTAAGCAACAACAATTTTAGTGGCAATATTCCCAGGTCAATTGGAACTTTAACCTTCCTTAAGTCTTTGCATCTTCGCAATAATAGCCTTTCAGGAGAAATACCATTGTCACTAAGAGATTGTACATCTTTAGTCTCTCTTGACCTTGGAGAAAATCAACTCATAGGGCACATTCCACCTTGGATGGGTGCAAGTTTTCCATCTATGGCTTTTCTCAACCTCCgtgaaaataaatttcatggCCATATACCTCCGGAACTTTGCCAATTAGCCTCTCTACAAATCCTAGATCTTGCTCACAATGATCTCGCTCGGACTATTCCGAGCTGTATTGACAAGTTAAGTGCTATGACTACCAGTAATCCTGCAGCTAGCTTCTATGGTTATCGGAGCCTTTATGCATCTGCTTCAGATTATGCTACAATTGTGTCGAAAGGAAGAATAGTTGAGTATTTCTCTATTCTTGGATTTGTAAAAAGTTTAGATCTTTCTGGCAACAATTTATCGGGAGACATTCCAGAGGTACTGACAAAACTTATAGGACTACAATCGTTGAATTTATCGGATAATCTTTTATCAGGAAGAATTCCTGAGGATATTGGTGCTATGGTTGAGGTGGAAGCTATTGATTTTTCACAAAATCAATTATTCGGagaaatccctcaaagcatgACAAAATTGACATATTTGAGCGACTTGAACCTATCAGATAACAACTTGAGCGGCACAATTCCTACAGGCACTCAGTTGCAGAGTTTTAATGCTTCTAGTTTCACCGGGAACAAAGGCCTCTGCGGACCTCCATTGACAAACAATTGCACTGTACCTGGAGTTCAACCTAGAACTGAAAgttcaaatgaaaatagaaaaagtgaCGGTGGTTTTGAAGTGAATGGGTTCTATGTGAGCATGGCACTTGGATTCATTGTGGGATTTTGGGGAGCATTTGGTCCGTTAGTGGTTAACAGACAATGGAGGCATGCATATTTTCATTTCCTAGATCATTTGTGGGACAAAGTTCGGTGGGGTTTAAGGTAA
- the LOC8278413 gene encoding receptor-like protein EIX2 isoform X2, producing the protein MFMGKSMSGCSPSEREALLKFKHELKDPSKRLTTWVGDGDCCSWSGVICDNLTGHVLELHLRSLSHQEYYDLGRYDYEEYRMKSTFGGSISHFVCRKIHKVKRMRLINLDNNFLSGQIRDCWSSWSNLEYIRLSNNNFSGNIPRSIGTLTFLKSLHLRNNSLSGEIPLSLRDCTSLVSLDLGENQLIGHIPPWMGASFPSMAFLNLRENKFHGHIPPELCQLASLQILDLAHNDLARTIPSCIDKLSAMTTSNPAASFYGYRSLYASASDYATIVSKGRIVEYFSILGFVKSLDLSGNNLSGDIPEVLTKLIGLQSLNLSDNLLSGRIPEDIGAMVEVEAIDFSQNQLFGEIPQSMTKLTYLSDLNLSDNNLSGTIPTGTQLQSFNASSFTGNKGLCGPPLTNNCTVPGVQPRTESSNENRKSDGGFEVNGFYVSMALGFIVGFWGAFGPLVVNRQWRHAYFHFLDHLWDKVRWGLR; encoded by the exons ATGTTCATGGGAAAATCAATGAGTG GGTGCAGTCCGAGCGAAAGAGAAGCCCTCTTGAAGTTCAAGCATGAGCTCAAAGATCCTTCAAAAAGGCTTACAACATGGGTTGGTGATGGAGATTGTTGCAGTTGGTCTGGAGTCATTTGCGACAACTTAACTGGCCATGTTCTTGAACTCCATCTTCGAAGTCTATCGCACCAAGAATATTATGATCTCGGCCGATATGATTATGAAGAGTACCGCATGAAGTCAACATTTGGTG GTTCTATATCACACTTCGTATGTCGCAAGATCCACAAGGTGAAGAGAATGAGACTTATTAAccttgataataattttttgtcTGGACAAATACGAGATTGTTGGTCTAGTTGGTCAAACTTAGAGTACATAAGATTAAGCAACAACAATTTTAGTGGCAATATTCCCAGGTCAATTGGAACTTTAACCTTCCTTAAGTCTTTGCATCTTCGCAATAATAGCCTTTCAGGAGAAATACCATTGTCACTAAGAGATTGTACATCTTTAGTCTCTCTTGACCTTGGAGAAAATCAACTCATAGGGCACATTCCACCTTGGATGGGTGCAAGTTTTCCATCTATGGCTTTTCTCAACCTCCgtgaaaataaatttcatggCCATATACCTCCGGAACTTTGCCAATTAGCCTCTCTACAAATCCTAGATCTTGCTCACAATGATCTCGCTCGGACTATTCCGAGCTGTATTGACAAGTTAAGTGCTATGACTACCAGTAATCCTGCAGCTAGCTTCTATGGTTATCGGAGCCTTTATGCATCTGCTTCAGATTATGCTACAATTGTGTCGAAAGGAAGAATAGTTGAGTATTTCTCTATTCTTGGATTTGTAAAAAGTTTAGATCTTTCTGGCAACAATTTATCGGGAGACATTCCAGAGGTACTGACAAAACTTATAGGACTACAATCGTTGAATTTATCGGATAATCTTTTATCAGGAAGAATTCCTGAGGATATTGGTGCTATGGTTGAGGTGGAAGCTATTGATTTTTCACAAAATCAATTATTCGGagaaatccctcaaagcatgACAAAATTGACATATTTGAGCGACTTGAACCTATCAGATAACAACTTGAGCGGCACAATTCCTACAGGCACTCAGTTGCAGAGTTTTAATGCTTCTAGTTTCACCGGGAACAAAGGCCTCTGCGGACCTCCATTGACAAACAATTGCACTGTACCTGGAGTTCAACCTAGAACTGAAAgttcaaatgaaaatagaaaaagtgaCGGTGGTTTTGAAGTGAATGGGTTCTATGTGAGCATGGCACTTGGATTCATTGTGGGATTTTGGGGAGCATTTGGTCCGTTAGTGGTTAACAGACAATGGAGGCATGCATATTTTCATTTCCTAGATCATTTGTGGGACAAAGTTCGGTGGGGTTTAAGGTAA